From Kineosporia succinea, the proteins below share one genomic window:
- a CDS encoding pentapeptide repeat-containing protein translates to MSEFHTPFSGPEPSPRRRGRRALRNAGEPAGFEGTHPAGEELPSDAAAGWPAGPESAAAPFGAGYAGYADSSSDQFSGAPGGAEGSGFEGSGFEDAGYEAAGYGATGHPGFGADARGAGGFPDARFPDARFPDARFGDAQFGDAQFGDAQFGDAQFGDAQFGDARFADAGHQGSGYGDDFGDAGLAGRNDADPYAVLRNAHGHPGYSDGGHDGGPDGDHAAPGYGDDGYQDEGYDGYTAQPVYDELEDDEDYYADPSGDALPADALPADERAAYHADFRRTLTRDQHLDDDYTDSANYPGHPEYTDHPGYTDDQYPDTRYADQPYTDQPYSDQPFADQPFADQPFADQPYSDRPRPHTPSPQAGRRSIAQQTYAQQGMSSDVTSYPAARAAASGTDIGSSTGDYLGDTPGHPAGAPAPDGLAASAGRNGSGASGSGGSGDPEAEELAAQLLAALNGGGRAGMPTSTDASTRTRETAAGSVADASTGPTDRTDPTDRADRADRADRADRADRGEPTTQPRRARTWTPPVWTPPPAGRQTFSASPSAFTGPIPAQRRQQRPSSAPPARPATPIVPPRRDPQRRPAAAARGFVPSQDRIGTAREVMTYLARRPWLQLDVVDIILGTQFDRDDVAHALIVLQQTGRIRSHLRGDRVCYSYAVT, encoded by the coding sequence GTGTCGGAGTTCCACACCCCTTTCAGCGGCCCCGAGCCCTCCCCCCGCCGCCGCGGTCGGCGAGCGCTGCGGAATGCCGGTGAGCCGGCCGGATTCGAGGGGACTCATCCCGCCGGTGAGGAGCTCCCGTCCGACGCCGCGGCCGGCTGGCCGGCGGGCCCGGAATCAGCCGCGGCACCGTTCGGCGCGGGTTATGCGGGTTACGCGGATTCGTCTTCTGATCAGTTCTCCGGCGCTCCGGGGGGCGCCGAGGGCTCCGGGTTTGAGGGCTCCGGGTTTGAGGACGCGGGGTACGAGGCTGCGGGGTACGGGGCCACCGGGCATCCGGGTTTCGGGGCGGACGCCCGTGGGGCCGGGGGTTTCCCGGACGCGCGGTTCCCGGACGCACGGTTCCCGGACGCACGATTCGGGGACGCGCAGTTCGGGGACGCACAGTTCGGGGACGCACAGTTCGGGGACGCACAGTTCGGGGACGCACAGTTCGGGGACGCACGGTTCGCGGACGCTGGTCACCAGGGTTCGGGGTACGGCGACGACTTCGGGGATGCGGGTCTCGCGGGACGGAATGACGCGGATCCGTACGCGGTGCTCCGGAACGCCCACGGCCATCCTGGGTACAGCGATGGCGGGCACGACGGAGGACCGGACGGAGATCACGCGGCCCCGGGGTACGGAGACGACGGGTACCAGGACGAGGGCTACGACGGGTACACCGCACAACCGGTCTACGACGAACTCGAGGACGACGAGGACTACTACGCCGACCCGTCCGGCGACGCCCTGCCCGCCGACGCCCTGCCCGCCGACGAACGCGCCGCCTACCACGCCGACTTCCGTCGCACCCTGACCCGCGACCAGCACCTGGACGACGACTACACCGACTCCGCGAACTACCCCGGCCACCCCGAGTACACCGACCATCCCGGGTACACCGACGACCAGTACCCGGACACCAGGTACGCGGACCAGCCGTACACAGACCAGCCGTACTCCGACCAGCCGTTCGCGGACCAGCCGTTCGCGGACCAGCCGTTCGCGGACCAGCCGTACTCCGACCGACCTCGACCGCACACCCCCTCACCGCAGGCCGGCCGACGCAGCATCGCCCAGCAGACCTACGCGCAGCAGGGCATGAGCAGCGACGTCACGTCGTACCCGGCCGCGCGCGCGGCAGCCTCCGGCACCGACATCGGCAGCAGCACGGGCGACTACCTCGGCGACACCCCGGGCCACCCGGCCGGCGCCCCGGCGCCGGACGGCCTCGCCGCGTCCGCCGGCCGGAACGGTTCGGGGGCCTCGGGTTCCGGAGGGTCCGGCGACCCGGAGGCCGAGGAACTCGCCGCACAACTCCTGGCCGCCCTCAACGGCGGTGGTCGGGCCGGGATGCCCACGTCCACCGACGCGTCCACCCGCACCCGGGAGACGGCCGCCGGAAGCGTCGCGGACGCGTCCACCGGCCCGACCGACCGCACCGACCCCACTGACCGCGCCGACCGCGCCGACCGCGCCGACCGCGCCGACCGCGCCGACCGGGGTGAGCCGACCACCCAGCCCCGTCGCGCCCGCACCTGGACGCCCCCGGTCTGGACCCCGCCCCCGGCCGGACGCCAGACCTTCTCGGCGTCGCCGTCCGCGTTCACCGGGCCGATCCCGGCGCAGCGGCGACAGCAACGTCCGTCATCGGCGCCCCCCGCCCGACCGGCCACGCCCATCGTGCCGCCCCGCCGCGACCCGCAGCGTCGGCCCGCAGCCGCCGCGCGCGGATTCGTGCCGAGCCAGGACCGCATCGGCACCGCCCGCGAGGTGATGACCTATCTGGCGCGGCGTCCGTGGCTGCAGCTCGACGTCGTGGACATCATCCTGGGCACCCAGTTCGACCGCGACGACGTGGCCCAC
- a CDS encoding putative bifunctional diguanylate cyclase/phosphodiesterase has product MLVGRRASFVVVVIGVVLAIVYAMNLSPASNSAASAIVGVGTVLAQVVGLRLHRPVDKLPWVLLILATVSFCGGMTVRAWAVGQTGVLQFAADIFAVSGYLLASLALITMLRRRVGVQRHAVVDGVIVALGAGLIATEFLALPAARVGNRPDLVSVLAGLYPLLDIVILLLVLNLGFSTASGLASFRFLVLAIAGLFVGDTGYAIIGARGHLTGSPLLDLPFLLGFTMLAACALHPSMAELSAIRPRPVQAWSMARLSLILPALASPVVAVLVLNGGSYDNLALALATGGLIAALVFRAVSAVRSNAEIQRGLVFRATHDPLTGLPNRDALTQNVGEMLASRRTEGVWLLYLDLDGFKLVNDHWGHEVGDLLLVEVSKRLRDLTEGTSMLARIAGDEFVVASFGQTVHADALAEKIQTAMAQPVELPGIELVAVASIGIAPLTDQRSAESLLRDADLAVNRAKAEGRGRVRVFDAAMRQSVRDRVEIELALRQAVQRGQLWVSYQPIVETRTGRPVGAEALVRWTHPVRGPISPVEFIPVAEETGLIDQIGTFVLEESLRQMALWRDEGLLPETFYMSVNASARQLRDHSLRRKIADGLRVYRLGGDRLSLEITESILIGDNRQVLEVLGSLRGLGIGLSVDDFGTGYSSLSYLSRFPVTTVKVDRAFVTGLGVDPGDEAIVRAIVAMSTALHLGVIAEGVETEQQRDALIGLDVARGQGWLWGKAVPHDEFAEKHLRTLLESPTWKPPVPQTKDSLSQA; this is encoded by the coding sequence GTGCTGGTGGGCCGCCGTGCCTCTTTCGTCGTCGTCGTGATCGGCGTGGTTCTCGCGATCGTCTACGCGATGAACCTGAGTCCCGCCTCGAACAGCGCGGCCAGCGCGATCGTCGGCGTGGGCACCGTGCTCGCGCAGGTCGTCGGTCTGCGTCTGCACCGTCCGGTCGACAAGCTGCCCTGGGTGCTGCTGATCCTGGCCACCGTCAGCTTCTGCGGTGGCATGACGGTGCGCGCCTGGGCGGTCGGGCAGACCGGCGTGCTCCAGTTCGCCGCCGACATCTTCGCGGTCTCCGGCTATCTGCTGGCCAGCCTCGCCCTGATCACCATGCTGCGCCGCCGCGTCGGCGTGCAGCGGCACGCCGTGGTCGACGGGGTGATCGTGGCGCTCGGCGCCGGTCTGATCGCCACCGAGTTCCTCGCCCTGCCCGCCGCCCGGGTCGGCAACCGCCCCGACCTGGTCTCGGTGCTGGCCGGTCTGTACCCGCTGCTCGACATCGTGATCCTGCTGCTGGTGCTGAATCTCGGCTTCTCCACCGCCTCGGGCCTGGCCAGCTTCCGCTTCCTGGTGCTGGCCATCGCCGGCCTGTTCGTCGGTGACACCGGCTACGCGATCATCGGCGCCCGCGGCCACCTGACCGGCTCACCCCTGCTCGACCTGCCGTTCCTCCTCGGCTTCACCATGCTCGCGGCCTGCGCCCTGCACCCGTCGATGGCCGAGCTGAGTGCCATCCGGCCGCGTCCGGTGCAGGCCTGGTCGATGGCCCGGCTCAGCCTGATCCTGCCCGCGCTCGCCAGCCCGGTGGTCGCCGTGCTGGTGCTCAACGGCGGCAGCTACGACAACCTCGCGCTCGCCCTGGCCACCGGCGGCCTGATCGCTGCCCTGGTGTTCCGCGCGGTCTCGGCCGTGCGCAGCAACGCCGAGATCCAGCGCGGCCTGGTCTTCCGCGCCACCCACGACCCCCTCACCGGCCTGCCCAACCGGGACGCGCTCACCCAGAACGTGGGGGAGATGCTGGCCTCCCGCCGCACCGAGGGGGTGTGGCTGCTCTACCTCGACCTCGACGGCTTCAAGCTGGTCAACGATCACTGGGGGCACGAGGTCGGCGACCTGCTGCTGGTCGAGGTGTCGAAGCGGCTGCGCGACCTGACCGAGGGCACCTCCATGCTCGCCCGCATCGCCGGTGACGAGTTCGTGGTGGCCTCCTTCGGGCAGACCGTGCACGCCGACGCGCTCGCCGAGAAGATCCAGACCGCGATGGCGCAGCCGGTCGAGCTGCCCGGCATCGAGCTGGTGGCGGTCGCCTCGATCGGCATCGCCCCGCTGACCGACCAGCGCAGCGCCGAGTCCCTGCTGCGCGACGCCGACCTGGCCGTGAACCGGGCCAAGGCGGAGGGCCGCGGCCGGGTGCGGGTTTTCGACGCGGCCATGCGCCAGAGCGTGCGCGACCGGGTCGAGATCGAGCTCGCCCTGCGCCAGGCCGTGCAGCGCGGTCAGCTCTGGGTCTCGTACCAGCCGATCGTCGAGACCCGCACCGGCCGCCCCGTCGGCGCCGAGGCGCTGGTGCGCTGGACCCACCCGGTGCGCGGCCCGATCTCACCGGTCGAGTTCATCCCGGTCGCCGAGGAGACCGGCCTGATCGACCAGATCGGCACCTTCGTGCTCGAGGAGTCGCTGCGGCAGATGGCCCTCTGGCGCGACGAGGGCCTGCTGCCCGAGACCTTCTACATGTCGGTGAACGCCTCGGCCCGGCAGTTGCGCGACCACAGCCTGCGCCGCAAGATCGCCGACGGACTGCGGGTGTACCGGCTGGGCGGTGACCGCCTCAGCCTGGAGATCACCGAGTCCATCCTGATCGGCGACAACCGGCAGGTGCTCGAGGTTCTCGGCAGTCTGCGAGGTCTGGGCATCGGCCTGTCGGTCGACGACTTCGGCACCGGCTACTCGTCGCTGAGCTATCTCAGCCGGTTCCCCGTCACCACGGTGAAGGTGGACCGGGCGTTCGTCACCGGCCTCGGTGTCGATCCCGGTGACGAGGCGATCGTGCGGGCCATCGTCGCCATGTCCACGGCACTGCACCTGGGCGTCATCGCCGAGGGTGTCGAGACCGAGCAGCAGCGCGATGCCCTGATCGGGCTCGACGTGGCGCGCGGTCAGGGCTGGCTGTGGGGCAAGGCGGTGCCGCACGACGAGTTCGCCGAGAAGCACCTGCGCACCCTGCTGGAGAGCCCGACCTGGAAACCGCCGGTGCCGCAGACGAAGGACAGTCTGTCCCAGGCCTAA
- a CDS encoding GNAT family N-acetyltransferase, producing MEHYVTGTLDDADGDLWALYENAFQDLRSQAVQRHLMTQAEFKELCLDHRVDKYVVRDEENDRLAALATLTNDLDAVHLISPEYFERKWPELYAAKRIWYVGFVAVEPEYQGSVAMSRLIEQLCEAVNAHDGVFVLDICSHRSRRLLAAGIERMAARHLPGLKRAQLDAQVYWGYEFPDTATA from the coding sequence GTGGAGCACTACGTGACCGGCACACTCGACGACGCCGACGGCGACCTGTGGGCGCTGTACGAGAACGCCTTCCAGGACCTGCGCAGTCAGGCCGTGCAGCGGCACCTGATGACGCAGGCGGAGTTCAAGGAGCTGTGCCTCGACCACCGCGTGGACAAGTACGTGGTGCGCGACGAGGAGAACGACCGGCTCGCGGCCCTGGCGACCCTGACCAACGACCTCGACGCGGTGCACCTGATCTCACCGGAGTACTTCGAGCGCAAGTGGCCGGAGCTCTACGCCGCGAAGCGCATCTGGTACGTGGGTTTCGTGGCCGTGGAGCCGGAGTACCAGGGCAGCGTGGCGATGAGCCGGCTGATCGAGCAGCTCTGCGAGGCCGTCAACGCCCACGACGGGGTGTTCGTGCTCGACATCTGCTCGCACCGCTCACGCCGTCTGCTGGCCGCGGGCATCGAGCGGATGGCGGCCCGGCACCTGCCCGGGCTGAAGCGGGCCCAGCTCGACGCCCAGGTCTACTGGGGCTACGAGTTCCCGGACACCGCAACCGCTTAG
- a CDS encoding lysostaphin resistance A-like protein: MERVPRDHSEPDSRFRRRRIITAVTLVTGAVLLGVSLSIEPGDPVFYPLTLLVAVVWTVGGLASGPLHLGWTSYRGAVRRPLLNGVALGLAAGAVFVVGALIVREIPPLRDFVTHVLAHEREGSFALIATVTLLNGLAEEVFFRGALFAAIGRRHPVLISTVVYALATIATRNPMLVFAAFLLGAVLGLERRASGGILAPMATHVTWSVVMLLALPPLFA; encoded by the coding sequence ATCGAACGGGTGCCGCGCGACCACAGCGAGCCGGACTCGCGGTTCCGCCGCCGGCGGATCATCACCGCCGTGACCCTGGTGACGGGTGCGGTGCTGCTCGGCGTCTCGCTCTCGATCGAGCCCGGCGACCCGGTCTTCTACCCGCTCACCCTGCTGGTCGCGGTGGTCTGGACGGTGGGCGGGCTGGCGTCGGGTCCCCTGCACCTGGGCTGGACCTCGTACCGGGGGGCCGTGCGGCGTCCTCTGCTCAACGGGGTCGCGCTGGGTCTGGCGGCCGGCGCGGTCTTCGTGGTGGGCGCACTGATCGTGCGCGAGATCCCGCCCCTGCGTGACTTCGTGACGCACGTCCTGGCCCACGAACGCGAGGGCTCGTTCGCCCTGATCGCCACCGTGACCCTGCTGAACGGGCTGGCCGAGGAGGTCTTCTTCCGCGGCGCCCTGTTCGCCGCGATCGGGCGACGGCACCCGGTGCTGATCTCGACCGTGGTCTACGCCCTGGCCACGATCGCCACCCGCAACCCGATGCTGGTGTTCGCGGCCTTCCTGCTCGGCGCCGTGCTCGGGCTGGAACGCCGGGCCAGCGGCGGGATCCTGGCCCCGATGGCCACCCACGTCACCTGGTCGGTGGTCATGCTGCTGGCGCTGCCCCCGCTCTTCGCCTGA
- a CDS encoding NAD(P)H-binding protein, which yields MSRTVLVTGASGFVGSHLAERLVGEGHTVRAMTRHPETYDGAGEAVFGDVDDADSLAVAMEGCDAAYYLVHSLESDDFERKDADAALNFGEAAKRAGLERIIYLGGLGVDDENLSPHLRSRRQVEELLPLAGVPVTVLRAAVVVGHGGISWEITRQLVDHLPAMVTPHWVNTKTQPIALPDVIRYLAGVLEPEAARGRVFEIGGPEVLRYKDMLGRAAAIMHKRLPNVTVPLLTPSLSSHWLALVTDVDTATARNLVDSMINEVVVRDHSIEEIVPGPTIGYDESVRLALADRAKADREKADQEKTDREKAEEAGR from the coding sequence ATGTCGAGAACCGTCCTGGTCACAGGCGCATCCGGATTCGTCGGGTCCCACCTGGCCGAACGTCTGGTGGGCGAAGGTCACACGGTCCGGGCGATGACCCGTCACCCGGAGACGTACGACGGCGCTGGTGAGGCCGTGTTCGGCGACGTCGACGACGCCGACAGCCTGGCCGTCGCGATGGAGGGCTGCGACGCCGCCTACTACCTGGTGCACTCGCTGGAGTCCGACGACTTCGAGCGCAAGGACGCCGACGCCGCCCTGAACTTCGGCGAGGCCGCGAAGCGGGCCGGGCTGGAGCGGATCATCTATCTGGGCGGTCTCGGCGTCGACGACGAGAACCTCTCGCCGCACCTGCGCTCACGCCGCCAGGTCGAGGAGCTGCTGCCCCTGGCCGGGGTGCCGGTCACGGTGCTGCGCGCGGCCGTGGTGGTCGGGCACGGCGGCATCAGCTGGGAGATCACCCGGCAGCTGGTCGACCACCTGCCGGCCATGGTCACCCCGCACTGGGTGAACACGAAGACGCAGCCCATCGCCCTGCCCGACGTGATCCGCTACCTGGCCGGCGTGCTGGAGCCGGAGGCCGCGCGGGGCCGGGTGTTCGAGATCGGCGGGCCCGAGGTGCTGCGCTACAAGGACATGCTGGGCCGGGCCGCGGCGATCATGCACAAACGGCTGCCCAACGTCACGGTCCCCCTGCTCACGCCGAGCCTGTCGTCGCACTGGCTGGCGCTGGTCACCGACGTCGACACGGCCACCGCCCGCAACCTGGTCGACTCGATGATCAACGAGGTGGTGGTGCGCGACCACTCGATCGAGGAGATCGTGCCCGGCCCGACGATCGGCTACGACGAGTCGGTGCGCCTGGCCCTGGCCGACCGGGCGAAGGCCGATCGGGAGAAAGCCGACCAGGAGAAGACCGACCGGGAGAAGGCCGAGGAGGCAGGTCGTTGA
- a CDS encoding adenylyltransferase/cytidyltransferase family protein — MTTVITFGTFDVLHIGHLRILERAKAHGDRLVVGVSSDALNMSKKGRNPIFSETERTALIQALEVVDEVFIEESLELKADYVRQYGADVLVMGDDWAGRFDWIKEYCEVVYLPRTPSISTTAVIEKISKLPSA, encoded by the coding sequence ATGACGACAGTGATCACCTTCGGCACCTTCGATGTCCTGCACATCGGTCACCTGCGCATCCTCGAGCGGGCGAAGGCGCACGGCGACCGGCTGGTCGTCGGGGTGTCGTCGGACGCACTGAACATGAGCAAGAAGGGCCGCAACCCGATCTTCAGCGAGACCGAGCGCACCGCGCTGATCCAGGCGCTCGAGGTCGTCGACGAGGTCTTCATCGAGGAGTCGCTCGAGCTCAAGGCCGACTACGTGCGCCAGTACGGCGCCGACGTGCTGGTCATGGGCGACGACTGGGCCGGTCGCTTCGACTGGATCAAGGAGTACTGCGAGGTCGTCTACCTGCCCCGCACCCCGTCGATCTCGACCACCGCGGTCATCGAGAAGATCTCGAAACTGCCCTCTGCCTGA
- a CDS encoding potassium channel family protein — protein MHPPERPRSDQERWHDRHPGRRHGVSRPAEPARKAGPPLKHDPATTNALITGEHRWAAVSRFRQAGDLPGPDGGPLSSRGTDTGSAPVFLLLRRMRTPLIVLIIIFTITTLGLAVAPGETPEGEPHRIGLFNAFYVMSYTASTIGFGEIPFPFTTEQRMWMTASIYLTVIGWAYALGTLLSLLQDRGFRTALDMRRFTRRVERMREPFLLIAGYGHTGQRLGRAWDHLGRNFVAVDSEPTKIESLDVDQYFADPPGLTADASNPFNLKLAGLKNPHCEAVLALTDDDDVNLAITMTAALLRPDLPVFARTISAPVQDRMLAWGTPTVINPFDRFGDHLRMALRAPASFRLYSWLEAGPGSEQPPPSTPPADGLWIVCGYGRFGQEIVRDLLAEGLDVIVIDPDPPSDDFLAAELEIPIEQLPRLIQGDASEPEVMDEADVQSAVGFVAGTDDDTTNLSLIAAARRRNPDLYVAGRQNLPTNQSLFTAMHLDMLLVPADIVAREAYARLSTPLLWRFLEEMPQRGEDEAIDLIHRIKDRCGQFMKDVWNVELSAWEAPALAGYLDPTAVPPRQRRIRHAGQVGRVPLTIHDLFRDPDDRDDRLPVVPLMLLRDGQATIAPSDDTELHLDDELLVAGTRVAQRELHTTLLSEGTAQYVITGARMPESWIWRNLVGRRLPS, from the coding sequence ATGCATCCCCCCGAGAGACCCCGCTCCGACCAGGAGCGCTGGCACGACCGGCACCCGGGCCGCAGACACGGGGTGAGCCGCCCGGCCGAGCCCGCGCGCAAGGCCGGGCCGCCTCTCAAGCACGACCCCGCCACCACCAACGCGCTGATCACCGGCGAACACCGGTGGGCCGCGGTCTCCCGGTTCCGCCAGGCCGGCGACCTGCCCGGCCCGGACGGCGGGCCGCTCAGCTCCCGGGGCACCGACACCGGGTCGGCCCCGGTCTTCCTGCTCCTGCGCCGCATGCGCACCCCGCTGATCGTGCTGATCATCATCTTCACGATCACCACGCTCGGCCTGGCCGTGGCCCCCGGCGAGACCCCCGAGGGCGAGCCGCACCGGATCGGCCTGTTCAACGCCTTCTACGTGATGAGCTACACCGCCAGCACCATCGGCTTCGGCGAGATCCCGTTCCCGTTCACCACCGAACAGCGCATGTGGATGACGGCCAGCATCTACCTGACCGTGATCGGCTGGGCGTACGCGCTCGGTACGTTGCTCTCCCTGCTGCAGGACCGCGGTTTCCGCACCGCCCTGGACATGCGCCGCTTCACCCGCCGGGTCGAGCGCATGCGCGAGCCGTTCCTGCTCATCGCCGGTTACGGTCACACCGGTCAGCGCCTGGGCCGGGCCTGGGACCACCTGGGCCGCAACTTCGTGGCCGTCGACTCCGAGCCCACCAAGATCGAGTCACTCGACGTCGACCAGTACTTCGCCGACCCGCCGGGCCTGACCGCCGACGCCTCGAACCCGTTCAACCTCAAGCTCGCCGGGCTCAAGAACCCGCACTGCGAGGCCGTGCTCGCGCTCACCGACGACGACGACGTGAACCTGGCCATCACCATGACCGCGGCCCTGCTGCGGCCCGACCTGCCGGTGTTCGCGCGCACCATCTCGGCGCCGGTGCAGGACCGGATGCTGGCCTGGGGCACACCCACGGTCATCAACCCGTTCGACCGGTTCGGCGACCACCTGCGCATGGCCCTGCGCGCACCCGCATCGTTCCGGCTCTACTCCTGGCTCGAGGCCGGCCCCGGTTCCGAGCAGCCCCCGCCCAGCACTCCCCCGGCCGACGGGCTGTGGATCGTCTGCGGCTACGGCCGGTTCGGGCAGGAGATCGTGCGTGACCTGCTCGCCGAGGGCCTCGACGTCATCGTCATCGACCCGGACCCGCCCTCCGACGACTTCCTCGCCGCCGAGCTGGAGATCCCGATCGAGCAGCTGCCCCGGCTGATCCAGGGCGACGCGTCGGAACCCGAGGTGATGGACGAGGCCGACGTGCAGAGCGCCGTCGGCTTCGTGGCCGGCACCGACGACGACACCACCAACCTCTCGCTCATCGCCGCCGCCCGCCGCCGCAACCCCGACCTGTACGTGGCCGGCCGCCAGAACCTGCCCACCAACCAGTCGCTGTTCACCGCGATGCACCTGGACATGCTGCTGGTGCCGGCCGACATCGTGGCCCGCGAGGCCTACGCCCGGTTGTCCACCCCGCTGCTGTGGCGCTTCCTCGAGGAGATGCCCCAGCGCGGTGAGGACGAGGCGATCGACCTGATCCACCGGATCAAGGACCGCTGCGGCCAGTTCATGAAAGACGTCTGGAACGTCGAGCTCTCCGCCTGGGAGGCCCCCGCGCTCGCCGGTTACCTGGACCCCACCGCGGTTCCGCCCCGGCAGCGCCGGATCCGGCACGCCGGTCAGGTCGGGCGGGTGCCGCTGACGATCCACGACCTGTTCCGCGACCCGGACGACCGCGACGACCGTCTGCCCGTGGTGCCGCTGATGCTGCTGCGCGACGGTCAGGCCACGATCGCCCCGTCCGACGACACCGAACTGCACCTCGACGACGAGCTTCTCGTCGCCGGCACCCGCGTGGCCCAGCGCGAACTGCACACCACGCTGCTCAGCGAGGGCACGGCGCAGTACGTGATCACCGGCGCCCGCATGCCCGAGAGCTGGATCTGGCGCAACCTCGTGGGTCGCCGCCTGCCCTCCTAG
- a CDS encoding DUF6394 family protein: MNLEKVIFGFFVLLAATLNFGFFIGDIGSAEQHSQYELYAAVVVSLITTVLKFGDRTQIGAVHLATSLVADLQLIAATIVWVYSEHVSASGLDEHAMSSIVSLSGGALLANLVSVVLLVIETVSFHRR, encoded by the coding sequence ATGAACCTCGAGAAAGTGATCTTCGGCTTTTTCGTCCTGCTCGCAGCCACGCTCAACTTCGGCTTCTTCATCGGCGACATCGGTTCCGCCGAGCAGCACAGCCAGTACGAGCTGTACGCGGCGGTGGTGGTCAGCCTGATCACCACGGTGCTCAAGTTCGGTGACCGCACCCAGATCGGCGCCGTGCACCTGGCCACCAGCCTGGTCGCCGACCTCCAGCTGATCGCCGCGACCATCGTCTGGGTCTACTCCGAGCACGTGTCCGCGTCCGGCCTCGACGAGCACGCCATGTCGAGCATCGTGTCGCTGTCCGGAGGAGCGCTGCTGGCCAACCTGGTCTCGGTCGTGCTGCTGGTGATCGAGACCGTGTCGTTCCACCGCCGCTGA
- a CDS encoding MFS transporter, whose amino-acid sequence MTTTAPDRAASSRARSAALPLLLLSGLVLVWLVMRGPIIAVAPTIADIQNSLGIDSATAGLLTTIPVICFGLATPLALMVTRRAGLNNAVHVSLLFIFAGVVVRSLGGLPVVLLGTLMLGFGITIANIVVPVIIGRDFPGRTTQVTGYYTASINVGALAATTSGAPLADWLGWRPALALWAVLVVVAALVWRMATPYTQPEVALPAAARGPSVWRRKLVIGMVLCFAGQSFSYYGVTAWLPTLLADERGLTAAQAGGSSAFFQALALVAAFGVPFLIHHGMPARTALLLVCSCWISLPLGLAFAPSLWVLWSCLGGFAQGGGFTVIFSVVVSRAANHDEAKRMSAAVQGVGYILGALGPMIVGAVHSATGTWNVPMLVIAGMIVVMAVGGSVAIGRPAGAVHAADR is encoded by the coding sequence GTGACAACCACCGCCCCCGACCGAGCAGCCTCCTCACGTGCCCGAAGCGCCGCCCTGCCGCTGCTGCTCCTGTCCGGGCTGGTCCTCGTCTGGCTGGTGATGCGCGGGCCGATCATCGCGGTCGCCCCGACCATCGCCGACATCCAGAACTCCCTCGGCATCGACAGCGCCACCGCCGGCCTGCTCACCACGATCCCGGTGATCTGCTTCGGCCTCGCCACCCCGCTGGCCCTGATGGTGACCCGGCGCGCGGGTCTGAACAACGCCGTCCACGTGAGCCTGCTGTTCATCTTCGCCGGCGTGGTCGTGCGCTCGCTCGGCGGTCTGCCGGTGGTGCTGCTCGGCACGCTGATGCTGGGGTTCGGCATCACGATCGCGAACATCGTGGTGCCGGTGATCATCGGCCGCGACTTCCCCGGCCGCACCACGCAGGTCACCGGCTACTACACGGCGTCGATCAACGTCGGGGCCCTGGCCGCCACCACCTCGGGGGCGCCGCTCGCCGATTGGCTGGGCTGGCGTCCGGCCCTCGCGCTCTGGGCGGTGCTGGTGGTCGTGGCGGCGCTGGTGTGGCGGATGGCGACGCCGTACACGCAGCCCGAGGTGGCCTTGCCCGCTGCCGCCCGGGGCCCCTCGGTCTGGCGCCGCAAGCTCGTCATCGGCATGGTTCTCTGCTTCGCCGGCCAGTCGTTCAGCTACTACGGCGTGACCGCCTGGCTGCCCACCCTGCTGGCCGACGAGCGCGGTCTGACCGCCGCCCAGGCCGGCGGCAGCTCGGCGTTCTTCCAGGCCCTGGCCCTGGTCGCGGCGTTCGGCGTGCCGTTCCTGATCCACCACGGCATGCCCGCCCGCACCGCGCTGCTGCTGGTCTGCAGCTGCTGGATCAGCCTGCCGCTGGGCCTGGCGTTCGCCCCGTCGCTGTGGGTCCTGTGGTCGTGCCTCGGTGGTTTCGCCCAGGGCGGCGGCTTCACCGTGATCTTCAGCGTGGTGGTGTCCCGGGCCGCGAACCACGACGAGGCGAAGCGGATGTCGGCCGCGGTTCAGGGTGTCGGCTACATCCTGGGCGCCCTCGGGCCGATGATCGTCGGGGCGGTGCACTCGGCCACGGGAACCTGGAACGTGCCGATGCTCGTGATCGCGGGGATGATCGTGGTGATGGCCGTCGGGGGCTCGGTCGCCATCGGCAGGCCGGCCGGGGCGGTTCACGCCGCCGACCGGTAA